One genomic window of Candidatus Pseudobacter hemicellulosilyticus includes the following:
- a CDS encoding DUF1800 domain-containing protein: MDRRAFFRQTRKTGPPATSGENTYATQPRPAIIAGGRGISTGLDPYSGPWTPNEVAHLLKRTGFGATQPDIDHFINMTPDQAVDALLQDTSPLPAPPLKVYDTDGIDGGDPDLTVAHGQTWVNTHALDTDVEPLRIQSWKNWWVGGMLRQERSITEKMVLFWHNHFATETAIYNNGIYAYRHYSLLRTQALGNFKQLVRAVTLDLAMLRYLDGYLNSGYAPDENYARELQELFTLGKENNPNYTEQDVLAAARVLTGWRINLADDTVYFDPAQHDAKPKKFSSFYGGASISGGSDATAGDTELDALLDLIFGKAVEVSEFLIGKLYRYFCYYTIDEYTKNNVIQPLARQFRENGWNIKPILATLLKSEHFFDPLSQGCLIKSPLDFLVGLCREFNVVFPDSSQPDQQYALWEFIRTQSGDMQQNPGDPPGVSGWPAYYQLPVFHEMWINSDTLPRRNTFSDLLILNGYTREGAELKIDPVAFAGTLPNPADPNALINDSLAILYRVPLSAASRDSIKKQLLLSNQVQDYYWSNAWNAHINNPNDKVAYETVFNRLQALYKYFMNLAEYQLA, translated from the coding sequence ATGGATAGAAGAGCTTTCTTCCGTCAGACCCGCAAGACCGGACCTCCGGCAACTTCGGGGGAAAATACCTATGCCACCCAGCCCAGGCCGGCTATTATTGCCGGTGGACGGGGTATCAGCACCGGCCTTGATCCCTATTCCGGGCCCTGGACCCCCAATGAAGTGGCCCACCTGCTGAAGCGTACCGGCTTTGGCGCTACCCAGCCAGATATTGATCATTTTATAAACATGACGCCGGATCAGGCAGTAGATGCCCTGCTCCAGGATACCAGCCCGCTACCGGCGCCACCCCTCAAGGTCTATGATACCGATGGCATTGATGGCGGTGATCCCGACCTGACCGTAGCCCATGGGCAGACCTGGGTCAATACCCATGCCCTGGATACCGATGTAGAACCCCTGCGGATCCAGTCCTGGAAGAACTGGTGGGTAGGGGGAATGCTGCGGCAGGAGCGTAGTATCACGGAAAAAATGGTCCTGTTCTGGCACAATCATTTTGCTACCGAGACCGCTATCTATAACAACGGGATCTATGCTTACCGGCATTATTCTTTGCTGCGGACACAAGCGCTGGGAAATTTCAAACAGCTGGTCCGGGCCGTGACCCTGGACCTGGCCATGCTGCGCTACCTGGATGGTTACCTCAATTCCGGTTATGCACCTGATGAGAACTATGCCCGCGAGTTGCAGGAACTGTTCACCCTGGGCAAAGAGAACAATCCCAATTATACCGAGCAGGATGTGCTGGCCGCCGCCCGCGTACTGACCGGCTGGCGGATCAACCTGGCAGACGATACCGTGTATTTTGATCCGGCACAGCATGATGCCAAACCAAAAAAATTCTCTTCCTTTTATGGCGGCGCTTCCATCAGCGGCGGCAGTGACGCCACGGCCGGTGATACCGAGCTGGATGCTCTGCTGGACCTGATCTTCGGCAAAGCAGTGGAAGTCTCCGAGTTCCTGATAGGTAAGCTCTACCGGTATTTCTGCTATTATACCATTGATGAGTATACGAAAAATAATGTTATACAACCCCTGGCCAGACAGTTCCGGGAGAACGGCTGGAATATCAAACCCATCCTGGCCACCCTCCTGAAGAGCGAGCATTTCTTTGATCCGCTCAGCCAGGGCTGCCTGATCAAGAGTCCGCTGGATTTCCTGGTAGGGCTTTGCCGGGAATTCAATGTTGTTTTTCCGGACAGCAGCCAGCCGGATCAGCAGTATGCACTCTGGGAATTTATCCGCACCCAGTCCGGCGATATGCAGCAGAACCCCGGCGATCCGCCCGGCGTATCCGGCTGGCCGGCCTATTACCAGCTGCCGGTATTCCATGAAATGTGGATCAACTCAGATACCCTGCCGCGGCGCAATACTTTTTCCGATCTGCTGATCCTTAACGGCTATACCCGGGAAGGCGCTGAGCTGAAGATAGATCCCGTGGCCTTTGCCGGCACCCTGCCAAATCCTGCTGATCCCAATGCGCTGATCAATGATTCCCTGGCTATTCTTTACAGGGTGCCGCTATCTGCTGCTTCCAGGGACAGCATCAAAAAGCAGCTCCTGCTCAGCAACCAGGTGCAGGACTATTACTGGAGCAATGCCTGGAATGCACATATCAATAACCCGAATGATAAGGTAGCCTATGAAACTGTGTTCAACCGGCTGCAGGCCCTGTACAAATATTTCATGAACCTGGCCGAATACCAGCTGGCCTGA
- a CDS encoding DUF1501 domain-containing protein, with product MKRRDFFTQSLPAAITLPALLNGFSVKAYTGSSPLVQALMASPVETDKVLVLIQLNGGNDGLNMVLPIEFYAAYQKARTNIAIPQNKILPLNGNNKTGLHPAMTGLQSLYNEGKLAIVQAVGYPSPNFSHFRATDIWMSASDADQVLHSGWAGRYLGTQFPNYPNGYPNAQMTDPLAIQIGSIASLALQGPAMNMAMNISHPDSFYNFLEGVQDPVPDTPWGKELQYIRMIAAQTEKYSTVIKGAAAKVTTQGSYPGNNFLAQQLKIVARLVKGGLKTRIYMVSTGGFDTHGSQVETGNTSIGLHANLLGDLSSAIRSFMIDLETMGVADRVIGMTFSEFGRRIKSNYSNGTDHGAAAPVFVFGKQVRPGITGNNPGIPANVSVNDNVPFQYDFRSIYASLLQQWFCVPDADLQTILLKNFQSIPLAANPACKITGLDDVLRDAGEQMIVNYPNPFVQSTRITIRTTGGHTLVQVMDSLGRVVRTLLDKVVLAGAYTFTLECPGWGAGVYYARFQNGAVQQMRSMLKVKG from the coding sequence ATGAAACGCAGAGATTTTTTCACCCAAAGCCTGCCGGCAGCTATCACCCTGCCGGCCCTGCTCAACGGTTTTTCCGTGAAAGCCTATACCGGCTCCTCGCCCCTGGTGCAGGCCCTGATGGCCAGCCCCGTGGAGACGGACAAGGTACTGGTGCTGATCCAGCTCAATGGCGGTAACGACGGGCTGAATATGGTGCTGCCGATTGAATTCTATGCCGCCTATCAGAAGGCCAGGACCAATATCGCCATACCGCAGAATAAGATCCTGCCGCTCAACGGCAATAATAAAACGGGACTGCACCCGGCTATGACCGGCCTCCAAAGCCTCTACAATGAAGGCAAACTGGCCATTGTACAGGCCGTGGGTTATCCCTCACCCAATTTTTCTCATTTCCGCGCTACCGATATCTGGATGAGCGCTTCCGATGCAGACCAGGTACTGCACAGCGGCTGGGCCGGCAGGTACCTGGGCACCCAGTTCCCGAATTACCCCAATGGGTACCCGAATGCACAGATGACAGACCCGCTGGCCATACAGATTGGCTCTATTGCCTCGCTGGCCTTACAGGGCCCTGCTATGAATATGGCCATGAACATCAGTCATCCCGACAGCTTCTACAATTTCCTGGAAGGCGTACAGGACCCGGTACCGGATACACCCTGGGGCAAGGAACTGCAGTATATCCGGATGATTGCGGCTCAAACGGAAAAATATTCAACGGTGATCAAAGGCGCCGCCGCCAAAGTGACCACACAGGGCAGCTACCCCGGCAATAATTTCCTGGCGCAGCAGCTGAAGATTGTGGCGCGACTGGTAAAGGGCGGCCTGAAGACCAGGATCTACATGGTGAGCACCGGCGGCTTTGATACCCATGGCAGCCAGGTGGAAACAGGCAATACCAGCATCGGGCTGCATGCCAACCTGCTGGGCGATCTGTCCAGCGCAATCCGCTCTTTCATGATTGACCTGGAAACAATGGGTGTGGCGGACAGGGTCATCGGTATGACCTTCTCCGAATTTGGCCGGCGCATCAAATCCAATTACAGTAATGGCACCGACCATGGCGCTGCGGCGCCGGTATTTGTCTTCGGCAAACAGGTCCGCCCCGGCATAACAGGCAATAACCCCGGCATCCCCGCCAATGTATCGGTCAATGATAATGTACCCTTCCAGTATGATTTCAGGAGCATCTACGCCTCATTGTTGCAACAGTGGTTCTGTGTGCCGGACGCTGACCTGCAGACCATCCTGCTCAAGAACTTCCAGTCCATTCCGCTGGCCGCCAACCCGGCCTGCAAGATCACAGGCCTGGATGACGTGCTGCGGGATGCAGGCGAACAAATGATCGTAAATTATCCTAATCCGTTTGTGCAAAGCACGCGGATCACCATCAGGACAACCGGAGGGCATACGCTGGTGCAGGTGATGGACAGCCTGGGCAGGGTGGTGCGTACCCTGCTGGATAAAGTAGTGCTGGCAGGCGCCTATACTTTTACGCTGGAATGCCCGGGATGGGGAGCCGGCGTTTATTACGCCCGTTTTCAGAATGGCGCTGTACAGCAGATGCGATCAATGTTGAAGGTGAAAGGTTAG
- a CDS encoding response regulator transcription factor translates to MLKVFITDDHELYLEGLILLLNKQEGVSVVGSALTGESLLQQLPEMDIDVLLLDVHLPDIEEETLLKKIRAIKPELNILYLTMMRGTRYIHKLIKYGIQGYLLKNASITELRTALDAIANGQKYFSNEINILDTEQDFRNTITIEDKKVDEILSKREIEILTLICKEFSNSEIAEKLFLSVSTVETHRKNLIAKLGVNNTVGLVKFALKNKLID, encoded by the coding sequence ATGCTGAAAGTGTTCATTACCGATGATCATGAATTGTATCTTGAAGGACTTATCTTATTGCTCAACAAGCAGGAAGGTGTCAGTGTTGTTGGCTCGGCGCTGACCGGTGAAAGCCTGCTGCAGCAACTGCCCGAAATGGATATCGATGTGCTCCTGCTTGATGTGCACCTGCCGGACATTGAAGAAGAAACCCTCCTGAAAAAGATACGCGCCATTAAGCCCGAACTCAATATCCTTTATCTCACCATGATGCGTGGCACGCGCTACATTCACAAGCTCATCAAATACGGGATACAGGGCTACCTGCTCAAAAATGCCAGCATCACTGAGTTGCGGACCGCACTGGATGCTATTGCCAACGGCCAGAAGTACTTCAGTAACGAGATCAATATACTGGATACAGAACAGGATTTCCGGAACACCATCACCATTGAGGACAAGAAAGTGGATGAGATCCTGTCCAAAAGGGAGATCGAGATACTGACCCTTATCTGCAAAGAGTTCAGTAATTCCGAGATCGCTGAAAAGCTCTTCCTGAGTGTCAGCACCGTGGAAACGCACCGGAAGAACCTGATCGCTAAACTGGGTGTCAACAATACGGTTGGCCTGGTCAAGTTTGCGCTCAAGAACAAGCTGATCGATTAA
- a CDS encoding ABC transporter ATP-binding protein codes for MKILFTYLKPYRWLVVLTLALAALNTGFSLLDPLVFGRLVNLTSKYLNEGGTMSSEEFFTKPYSGVVWLLLASISFAMISRIAKNFQDYFLNVIVQKFGAKVFTDGLKHAMKLPYQEFEDQRSGETLSILEKVRTDTERFMNYFINLLFGVIVGVLFVMIYAGIWIHWSVPMVYFIGIIMLTVITNWLSKKIKVIQKNIVSQTTSLAGTTTESLRNIELVKSLGLTTQEVERLNKNTYKILGLELTKVKRVRSIAFIQGTFVNTLRQVILFMLMWIIFRDKMDTGQLVTMQIYSFFVFGPLQEIGSILLSYREAEASLNNFKELMQKQPEMQPAEPMHLGQIQTLEFRSVGFKHQTAQQRAIDNINFSVKTGETIAFVGPSGSGKTTLMKLLVGLYRPQQGKILYNNMDETAINFEDLRSQIGFVTQDTQLFSGSIRENLLFVNPSATEAEMLEVMQQAASTRLLQRADKGLDSMIGEGGLKLSGGEKQRLSIARALLRKPRLLIFDEATSSLDSLTEEEITNTIKQVSSKRNQVTILIAHRLSTIMHADRIYVLEKGDIVETGTHESLLEEKGLYYAMWRQQIGERKKPAASPQA; via the coding sequence ATGAAGATATTATTTACTTATCTCAAGCCCTACCGGTGGCTGGTGGTGCTTACCCTTGCGCTGGCGGCTTTAAATACCGGATTCTCCCTGCTGGACCCGCTGGTTTTCGGGCGACTGGTGAATCTCACCAGTAAATACCTCAATGAGGGCGGCACTATGAGCAGCGAGGAGTTTTTCACCAAACCCTATTCAGGCGTGGTCTGGCTGCTGCTGGCCTCTATCAGCTTTGCCATGATCAGCCGCATTGCCAAGAATTTCCAGGACTATTTCCTGAACGTGATTGTGCAGAAATTTGGCGCCAAAGTATTCACTGACGGGCTGAAGCATGCCATGAAACTGCCTTACCAGGAATTTGAGGACCAGCGCAGCGGTGAAACCCTGAGCATCCTGGAAAAGGTAAGGACAGATACAGAACGGTTCATGAACTATTTCATCAACCTGCTTTTTGGTGTCATTGTAGGCGTTCTGTTTGTGATGATCTATGCCGGTATCTGGATCCACTGGTCTGTGCCGATGGTGTATTTTATCGGGATCATCATGCTTACGGTCATCACCAACTGGCTCAGCAAAAAGATCAAGGTCATCCAGAAGAATATAGTATCCCAGACCACCAGCCTGGCCGGCACCACTACAGAATCCCTGCGTAATATTGAGCTGGTGAAAAGCCTGGGCCTGACCACGCAGGAAGTAGAGCGGCTCAATAAAAACACGTACAAGATCCTGGGCCTGGAGCTGACCAAGGTGAAACGGGTACGCAGTATCGCCTTTATCCAGGGAACCTTTGTCAATACTTTGCGGCAGGTGATCCTCTTCATGCTGATGTGGATCATTTTCCGGGATAAAATGGATACCGGTCAGCTGGTGACCATGCAGATCTATTCTTTCTTTGTATTTGGCCCCTTGCAGGAGATCGGCAGTATCCTGCTTTCCTACCGCGAAGCGGAAGCCTCGCTCAATAATTTTAAAGAGCTGATGCAGAAACAGCCGGAAATGCAGCCCGCAGAGCCCATGCACCTGGGGCAGATACAAACCCTTGAATTCAGATCGGTTGGCTTCAAGCACCAGACGGCGCAGCAACGCGCCATCGACAATATCAATTTCTCGGTGAAGACCGGTGAGACCATTGCTTTTGTAGGGCCTTCCGGATCAGGTAAGACCACCCTCATGAAACTGCTGGTGGGCCTGTATCGCCCACAGCAGGGAAAGATCCTGTACAATAACATGGATGAAACAGCCATCAATTTTGAAGACCTGCGCAGCCAGATCGGTTTTGTGACCCAGGACACCCAGCTGTTCTCCGGCAGCATCCGCGAGAACCTGCTCTTTGTAAATCCATCCGCTACAGAAGCGGAAATGCTGGAGGTGATGCAACAGGCTGCCAGCACAAGGTTGCTGCAGCGGGCCGATAAAGGACTGGACTCAATGATCGGTGAAGGCGGCCTCAAACTGTCCGGTGGGGAAAAACAACGCCTGTCCATTGCACGCGCCTTACTGCGTAAACCCAGGCTGCTGATCTTTGACGAAGCCACTTCTTCACTGGACTCCCTCACCGAAGAAGAGATCACCAATACCATTAAGCAGGTTTCTTCCAAACGCAACCAGGTCACCATCCTGATTGCCCACCGCCTCAGTACCATCATGCATGCGGACCGCATCTATGTACTGGAGAAAGGGGATATTGTGGAAACAGGGACCCATGAAAGCCTGCTGGAAGAAAAAGGACTGTATTACGCCATGTGGCGGCAACAGATCGGCGAACGCAAAAAGCCGGCAGCCAGCCCACAGGCCTAA
- a CDS encoding DUF2721 domain-containing protein, translated as MELSITTPALLFPAISLLMLAYTNRFLALASLIRNLHDKYRNDPNQKHIITQIRNLRTRIRLIRSMQASGVVSFIFCVLCMYCIFKGWETASYLIFACSIAAFMTSLILSLIEISLSTKALEVALQDMEDITRAGFFSDILRGKEDKNK; from the coding sequence ATGGAATTATCGATCACTACACCGGCCCTGTTATTTCCGGCCATTTCTCTGCTGATGCTGGCTTACACCAACCGCTTTCTGGCGCTGGCCAGCCTGATCCGCAACCTGCACGACAAATACCGCAACGATCCCAATCAGAAACACATCATCACGCAGATCCGCAACCTGCGCACGCGTATCCGGCTTATCCGGTCCATGCAGGCCTCGGGTGTGGTCAGTTTTATTTTCTGCGTGCTGTGTATGTATTGCATCTTCAAAGGATGGGAGACGGCCTCCTACCTGATCTTCGCCTGCAGCATTGCGGCTTTCATGACCTCGCTGATCCTGTCGCTGATAGAAATTTCCCTCAGCACCAAAGCGCTGGAAGTAGCCCTTCAGGACATGGAGGACATTACCCGGGCTGGATTTTTCTCGGACATCCTCAGGGGAAAGGAAGACAAAAATAAGTGA
- a CDS encoding DUF983 domain-containing protein: MANNTPRPNYLWSMLTMKCPRCRRGPMFKNSNPWNLKKVFDMPEHCPECGQRYEIEVGFWYGTGYVSYALSVAMSVASFVAWWVLIGMSTDDNRFFFWLGTNIFLLVVLQPWLMRLSRVIYLYFFVSYDPQYKERPAHGTPEVTNS; encoded by the coding sequence ATGGCAAACAACACTCCCCGTCCAAATTATCTGTGGAGCATGCTCACCATGAAATGCCCCCGTTGCCGCCGTGGCCCCATGTTCAAGAACAGCAACCCCTGGAACCTGAAAAAAGTGTTCGATATGCCCGAGCATTGCCCGGAATGCGGACAGCGCTATGAAATTGAGGTGGGCTTCTGGTATGGTACCGGGTATGTGAGCTATGCTTTATCAGTAGCCATGTCTGTAGCCAGCTTTGTAGCCTGGTGGGTACTGATTGGTATGAGCACGGATGACAACCGGTTCTTCTTCTGGCTGGGCACCAATATTTTCCTCCTGGTAGTGTTGCAGCCCTGGCTGATGCGGTTGAGCCGGGTTATTTACCTGTACTTCTTCGTCAGCTATGACCCACAGTACAAAGAGCGGCCAGCCCATGGCACGCCGGAAGTGACCAATAGCTGA
- a CDS encoding TonB-dependent receptor: protein MKLNVFVFVLLLSSIIAPVVHAQHLETPDPTPVTSPRATLSGKVTDAVTGQPLAGASIFLHDLRIGVMTNQQGQYIIRQIPPGRYLVEVSYTGYAPMVESVQLSEAGQKDFALVHSFIENDAVTVTGVSAATSLKRTPVPVSILKKEELFRSAGTNLIDVLSKTPGVAQVSTGPAISKPFIRGLGYNRVVVVNDGIRQEGQQWGDEHGVEIDEYNVSRVEILKGPASLMYGSDALAGVVNIISIVPAPQNTIKGNVFGTYQTNNRQRGFHADLGGNHQGLIWGAYGSYKAAADYQNKYDGYVFNSKFNEQAMGGYLGLNRQWGFSHLYASYYKQHVGLVEGDRDESTGQFLKLINDNGEEGEAIADKHDFTATDPYLPRQQIRHFKLGLDNSFRIGDDRLTFLLGYQRNQREEFGNVLDPAEKELYFDLHTLNYNLQYHFAEKNQWKTSIGINGMQQTNQNKGEEALIPEYSLFDIGGFLYTQKRINRLTLSGGLRFDNRSINAKELAADDEIKFAHFTKQFSNVSGSAGLSYEASKAVTLKFNIARGFRAPSIPELASNGAHEGTNRYEYGSLDLKSETSLQLDAGLEIATQHVSMAASVFYNAVQNYIYYRKLSAVGGGDSILVDGSDAFFAFQYDQHNARLYGAELNLDIHPHPLDWLHIENSFSYVRGTLSQEQDGSKNLPFIPAARLVNEVKVELLPKGKTIRGLFLRAELDNTFAQNDPFTGYNTETRTAGYSLLNAGIGGDVMGRGKVLFSLFFAASNIGDVAWQNHLSRLKYTAVNNLTGRQGVYNMGRNFSIKLNVPLSFTVGH from the coding sequence ATGAAGCTGAATGTTTTCGTGTTCGTCCTGCTGCTTAGCAGCATCATTGCTCCCGTAGTCCATGCTCAACACCTTGAAACGCCTGATCCCACGCCTGTTACCAGCCCGAGGGCTACGCTCTCCGGCAAAGTGACCGATGCAGTAACGGGACAGCCCCTGGCCGGCGCCAGCATTTTCCTGCACGATCTCCGGATCGGCGTAATGACCAATCAGCAAGGCCAGTATATTATCCGGCAGATCCCGCCGGGCCGGTACCTGGTAGAAGTCAGCTATACCGGTTATGCGCCCATGGTGGAATCGGTACAGCTCAGTGAGGCCGGACAAAAGGATTTTGCCCTGGTCCACTCTTTTATAGAAAATGACGCCGTCACCGTGACCGGTGTATCGGCAGCCACTTCCCTCAAAAGAACACCGGTGCCGGTGAGTATCCTCAAAAAAGAAGAACTGTTCCGTAGCGCCGGTACCAATCTTATTGATGTACTCAGCAAAACACCCGGCGTAGCGCAGGTATCAACAGGACCGGCTATCTCCAAACCATTTATCCGTGGGCTTGGTTACAACCGTGTGGTGGTGGTCAATGACGGTATCCGCCAGGAAGGACAGCAATGGGGCGATGAGCACGGGGTGGAGATCGATGAATACAATGTGTCTAGGGTAGAGATCCTGAAAGGCCCCGCCTCCCTGATGTACGGCAGTGATGCCCTGGCCGGCGTGGTCAATATCATATCCATAGTGCCGGCCCCGCAGAATACCATCAAGGGAAATGTGTTTGGTACTTACCAGACCAATAACCGCCAGCGTGGCTTTCATGCCGACCTGGGCGGTAATCACCAGGGCCTGATCTGGGGCGCCTATGGCTCCTATAAAGCAGCGGCCGACTACCAGAATAAATACGACGGCTATGTGTTCAACTCCAAGTTCAACGAACAGGCCATGGGTGGCTACCTGGGCCTCAACCGTCAATGGGGGTTCAGTCATCTGTATGCCAGTTACTATAAACAGCATGTTGGCCTGGTGGAGGGAGACAGGGACGAAAGCACCGGCCAGTTCCTGAAACTCATCAATGACAACGGGGAGGAAGGGGAGGCCATTGCTGATAAGCACGATTTTACAGCTACCGATCCTTACCTGCCCCGCCAGCAGATCCGCCATTTCAAGCTGGGGCTGGACAATAGTTTCCGCATCGGGGACGACAGGCTTACTTTCCTGCTGGGCTACCAGCGCAACCAGCGGGAGGAATTCGGCAATGTACTGGACCCCGCTGAAAAAGAATTGTACTTCGACCTGCATACCCTGAACTATAATCTGCAATATCATTTTGCAGAAAAGAACCAGTGGAAAACATCCATCGGTATCAACGGTATGCAGCAGACCAATCAGAACAAAGGCGAGGAAGCCCTGATCCCGGAATACAGTCTCTTTGATATTGGCGGCTTCCTGTATACACAGAAAAGGATCAACCGGCTGACCCTGAGCGGCGGCCTGCGTTTTGATAACCGCTCCATCAACGCCAAAGAACTGGCGGCGGATGATGAGATCAAATTCGCACATTTCACCAAACAGTTCTCCAATGTTTCAGGCAGCGCCGGGCTCAGTTATGAGGCCAGCAAAGCTGTGACCCTTAAATTCAATATTGCCCGTGGCTTCCGGGCGCCCAGTATTCCCGAACTGGCCAGCAATGGAGCGCATGAGGGCACCAACCGTTATGAGTACGGTTCCCTGGACCTGAAATCAGAGACCAGTCTTCAGCTGGATGCCGGCCTGGAAATAGCTACCCAGCACGTTTCCATGGCGGCCAGTGTTTTTTACAATGCCGTACAAAACTATATCTACTACAGGAAGCTGAGTGCTGTGGGTGGTGGTGATTCCATCCTGGTGGATGGCAGTGATGCATTCTTCGCCTTTCAGTATGACCAGCACAATGCCCGGCTCTATGGCGCCGAGCTGAACCTGGATATCCACCCGCATCCGCTGGACTGGCTGCATATTGAGAATAGCTTTTCCTACGTGCGGGGGACGCTGAGCCAGGAGCAGGACGGCAGTAAGAACCTGCCTTTTATTCCTGCAGCCCGGCTGGTGAATGAAGTGAAGGTGGAGCTGCTGCCCAAAGGCAAAACCATCCGCGGACTGTTCCTCAGGGCCGAGCTGGACAATACCTTTGCCCAGAATGATCCCTTCACCGGGTACAATACGGAGACCCGCACCGCTGGTTATTCCCTGCTCAATGCCGGGATCGGCGGGGATGTGATGGGCCGGGGAAAGGTCCTGTTCAGCCTGTTCTTTGCCGCCAGCAATATCGGCGATGTAGCCTGGCAGAACCACCTGAGCCGGCTGAAGTATACGGCAGTCAATAACCTCACCGGCCGGCAGGGCGTATACAATATGGGCCGCAACTTCAGTATTAAGCTGAATGTGCCCCTGTCCTTTACCGTGGGCCACTAA
- a CDS encoding tetratricopeptide repeat-containing sensor histidine kinase — MVKYWLFTLALICSVASPVPAQVDTIYLKHLYDRCLDFSEDKRDSLKHYAAFIEAESAQLHFNKGDVLSLRLKGIYEELGNNYEAAIDYYLRSLDAARKLRAVEYEMSALSDLAILYANIKEPQKAKEFYLQCAELSALHGRVGSTVSTLNNLAVIYSQLNNFDSARILLQEALRIGKPYEGELDLSSTYNNLGNLYFKEHRLDEALAYFRRNFEVHTANRAPGDLWVDVLNLADVFIEKKQFDSAAFYAQRAMDLATSLLSKSKESETLAIMAKLAEYKGDYKTAYTHLKEWYALDTAIVNINTHETIAELQERFHAKEREAANKLLKEQVDKEAIRSKAITLLAIAFAIIGALVAVALIIKRRANKRLQATNQLIMQQNEKLAELNHEKNSLISIVSHDLNTPFATIQVWGHILQADEDRLSPDQKKALAKILQASDYGEGLISRILDVEKKDIGDHKMRLENIDLQIFTEEMIDNFRPLAAQKEIRLHAEAPHRSLYLLSDKHLVSRIVENLLSNAIKYTPRGKNVWVSVNDEQDAISIKVRDEGVGIEKEEMPFLFSKYSKISSQPTDGESSTGLGLSIVKRIVEEINGKISCESEPGKGSLFTVVLKK; from the coding sequence ATGGTGAAGTACTGGCTGTTTACCCTGGCGCTGATCTGTAGTGTCGCTTCCCCCGTTCCTGCCCAGGTAGATACCATCTACCTGAAACACCTGTATGACCGTTGCCTTGACTTTTCCGAAGACAAAAGAGATTCCCTCAAACATTATGCAGCCTTCATAGAAGCTGAGTCCGCACAACTGCATTTCAATAAAGGCGATGTACTCTCCCTGCGTCTCAAAGGCATCTACGAGGAACTGGGCAATAATTACGAAGCCGCCATTGATTATTACCTCCGCTCCCTGGATGCTGCACGCAAACTGCGGGCAGTTGAATATGAGATGTCCGCCCTGAGCGACCTGGCCATCCTTTACGCCAATATCAAAGAGCCGCAGAAGGCCAAGGAATTTTACCTGCAATGCGCTGAGCTGTCCGCCTTGCACGGCCGTGTTGGCTCTACTGTCAGCACCCTCAATAACCTGGCGGTGATCTATTCCCAGCTGAATAATTTTGACAGCGCCCGCATCCTGCTGCAGGAAGCCTTGCGTATCGGCAAGCCTTATGAAGGGGAGCTGGACCTGTCCAGCACCTATAATAACCTGGGTAATCTCTATTTCAAAGAGCATCGCCTGGATGAGGCCCTGGCCTATTTCCGGCGCAACTTTGAGGTACACACCGCCAACAGGGCTCCCGGCGATCTCTGGGTGGATGTACTCAATCTGGCCGATGTGTTCATTGAAAAAAAACAGTTTGATTCAGCTGCCTTCTACGCACAGCGTGCCATGGACCTGGCTACAAGCCTCCTGTCCAAAAGCAAGGAGTCCGAAACCCTGGCTATCATGGCCAAGCTGGCTGAATATAAGGGCGATTACAAAACCGCCTATACCCACCTCAAAGAATGGTATGCCCTGGATACGGCGATCGTGAACATCAATACGCATGAGACCATTGCCGAACTGCAGGAACGCTTTCATGCCAAGGAACGAGAAGCAGCCAATAAGCTGCTGAAAGAACAGGTGGATAAAGAAGCCATCCGCAGCAAGGCCATTACCCTGCTGGCCATCGCCTTTGCTATCATCGGCGCCCTGGTGGCCGTGGCCCTGATCATCAAACGCAGGGCCAATAAGCGACTGCAGGCCACCAACCAGCTGATAATGCAGCAGAATGAGAAACTGGCTGAACTCAACCACGAGAAAAACTCGCTGATCAGCATTGTATCCCATGACCTCAATACGCCCTTTGCCACTATCCAGGTCTGGGGCCATATCCTGCAGGCCGATGAAGACCGGCTTTCCCCTGATCAGAAAAAAGCCCTGGCAAAGATCCTCCAGGCCAGCGACTATGGAGAAGGACTGATCAGCAGGATCCTGGACGTAGAGAAAAAAGACATCGGCGATCATAAGATGCGCCTGGAAAATATTGATCTCCAGATCTTCACCGAAGAGATGATCGATAATTTCCGCCCCCTGGCCGCCCAGAAAGAGATCCGGCTGCACGCTGAAGCACCACATCGCAGTCTCTACCTGCTGAGCGATAAACACCTGGTGTCCCGCATTGTGGAGAACCTGCTCTCCAATGCCATCAAATACACACCACGCGGGAAGAATGTATGGGTCAGCGTCAACGATGAGCAGGATGCCATCAGCATCAAGGTGCGGGATGAAGGGGTAGGGATAGAAAAGGAAGAAATGCCTTTCCTGTTCTCCAAATACAGCAAGATCTCCTCACAGCCTACCGATGGCGAAAGCTCCACCGGGCTGGGCTTATCTATTGTCAAAAGGATCGTGGAAGAGATCAATGGCAAGATCTCCTGCGAGAGCGAACCGGGTAAAGGCAGCCTGTTCACTGTGGTTCTCAAAAAATAG